One part of the Acidobacteriota bacterium genome encodes these proteins:
- a CDS encoding SLBB domain-containing protein, which produces MKYYINFALIIAILAICSFDTKAQTPSASPKSPVAIFGADNNDQDDRYRIGFQDVLDIQVFRKPELNIRTHVNPNGMIFLYRLEKPIVAVCKTERELAVDIENAYRVSYLKDPKVNVVIAEQNSQPISVIGSVEKPGRYPVQKRMHLLEILALAGGPNKESGTRIMVARAGNSATCRTDGTKAADDDTIGLMNFKIRDVLEGRKTLLMEPGDIVSVLAADLVYVYGNVVEPGQIQVREPITLTQAIASSKGLKAATDKGVVRILRQKADSLERDDIPFNLVDIEKGLAKDPYLEPNDIVAVSKDGTKAFMNGFVKAFTNGLPTLIARGVAF; this is translated from the coding sequence ATGAAGTATTACATTAACTTTGCATTGATAATCGCGATACTCGCGATCTGTTCGTTTGACACGAAAGCCCAAACACCCTCGGCGTCCCCGAAGAGTCCGGTTGCCATATTTGGTGCCGATAATAACGATCAAGATGATCGTTACAGAATTGGGTTTCAGGACGTGCTTGATATTCAGGTCTTTCGGAAGCCAGAATTGAATATCAGAACTCATGTTAATCCGAACGGAATGATCTTTTTATATCGGCTCGAGAAACCTATCGTCGCCGTCTGCAAGACCGAACGGGAACTCGCGGTCGATATCGAAAACGCGTACAGGGTCAGCTATCTTAAGGATCCGAAGGTCAATGTCGTCATTGCTGAACAAAATTCGCAGCCGATCTCGGTCATCGGCTCTGTCGAAAAGCCCGGACGGTATCCTGTTCAGAAACGCATGCATTTGCTCGAAATACTCGCTCTCGCAGGCGGCCCGAATAAAGAGTCGGGGACCAGGATAATGGTCGCACGAGCGGGAAATTCAGCAACATGCCGGACGGACGGCACCAAAGCTGCAGACGACGACACTATTGGACTCATGAACTTCAAGATCCGCGATGTTCTGGAAGGGCGCAAAACTCTCCTGATGGAGCCCGGCGATATCGTGTCCGTACTCGCAGCGGATCTGGTATACGTCTACGGTAACGTCGTCGAACCGGGCCAGATACAAGTTCGTGAACCAATCACGCTTACACAGGCGATCGCATCATCGAAGGGACTGAAAGCGGCAACCGATAAGGGCGTCGTACGAATTCTAAGACAGAAAGCTGATAGCCTCGAACGCGACGACATTCCATTCAATTTGGTCGATATTGAAAAGGGTCTTGCAAAGGATCCCTATCTCGAACCTAATGACATTGTCGCTGTTTCGAAAGATGGAACGAAGGCTTTTATGAATGGCTTTGTCAAAGCTTTTACTAACGGCCTTCCGACGCTGATCGCTCGAGGCGTCGCATTTTAG